A region of the Pseudarthrobacter sp. MM222 genome:
GCCGCACCGTTACCTCGCAGCAGAGGCCGCGGCGGGCCGCGTCGACCAGCGCACCGTCCTCTGCGTCCTCACCCACGATCCCAAGTTCGACCTCCCGCTGCTGGAAACCGCGCTGGATCTGGACCTTGCCTTCGTCGGCGCCCTGGGGTCCCGGCGGAGCCACCTCCAGCGCGTCGACGACCTCCTGGGCGCCGGCGTCCGCCCGGAACGGATCGCGCAGCTGCATTCACCCATCGGGCTGGACCTCGGCGCTGTCACGCCGGCCGAGGTCGCCGTCGCGGTCACCGCGGAGATCATCGCGGCCCGGAGACAGTCTGCCTCCTGCCTGCCGCTTCGTGACACGTCGGGCCCCATCCACGAGCGCCCCCACCAGCACCCCGTTCAACCCGCCCCGGAGCCGGCGGCCGCACTCGTAGCGGAGCAGGAGATCGCATGGACATGAACAGCATCGAGGAGGTGGTCTCCACCGCGGACCCTGCCGAGTGGCGCGCCGGTGACGCCTGGCTGGCTGGCGGCACGGTCCTGTTTTCCTACGGCAGTTACGCGTTCGGCGCCGAGCCGCTGAAGCGACTGCTGGACCTCGGCAACGCGGGCTGGGCTCCCGTGACCGTGGTGGAGGGGGAACGCGGCGCCGGCGCTGCCGGCGCCGGGATCGAACTGGCCGCCACCTGCACCATTGCGGAGCTGTACGCGCTTCCGGAATCGCTGGGAGACCCGGGCCGTGCCGCGTGGCCCGCCCTGGACCTGGTGCGCCCTTGCTGCGATTCCTTCGTGGCGTCGTTCAAGGTCTGGAACATGTCCACAGTGGGCGGGAACCTTTGCACGTCCTTGCCGGCCGGGCCCGTCATCTCGCTCTGCGCCGGGCTCGACGGCGTGGCGACCCTGCTGGGCCCCGGCGGCACCAGGCGCCGGGTGCCGGTGGCCGACTTCGTCACCGGGGACGGGACGAACTGCCTGGCGCCGGGCGAGCTGTTGCGCAGTGTCCACCTCCCGGCGTCGGCCTTATCTTCCCGGGTGGCGTTCCGCCGCCTGTCGCTAAGCAACCTGGGCCGCTCCGGGGTGCTGCTGATCGGAAGGCTCGACGGCGGCGCCTCCCTTGTGCTGACCGTCACCGCCGCCACCAAACGGCCGGTGCAGCTGCGTTTCGGGCACCTGCCGGATGCTGCCGAGCTGGCCGCGGCGCTGGACGATGCCGTGCCGGCCGGGCTGTATTCCGACGATATCCACGGGCTGCCGGCCTGGCGCCGGGACATGACGTACCGGTTGGCCGACGAGATCCGGGCGGAGCTCTCGCTGCCGGGAGGCCAGGCATCCCGGGGGGAGCGTCCGGTGCAGGTTTCCGGTGACTTCTGGCCGCCACCGGCTGCGCAAGGCACCTCCGCTGGTCCGGGTCACCTGCGGCCGGCCTCCGCGCCGCAAGGATTCCAGCCGGAAGGGGCCTGAGGATGGTTATCGAGATCAACGGCATTCCTGCGGACGCGGCACCGCGCCCGGGCCAGTGCCTGCGGACCTTCCTGCGCGAGCAGGGCAACCTCGGCGTCAAGAAGGGCTGCGACGGCGGCGACTGCGGAGCGTGCACCGTGCACGTGGACGGCATCGCGGTGCACAGCTGCATCTACCCCGCGGTCAGGGCCCACGGGCACACCGTCACCACCATCGAAGGGCTCGGCGGATCCTCCGGTTCAGACTGCGCCACCGGCGCAGACGGCACAGCCTCCGCCATGGGCCGGGATCTGCACCCTGTCCAGCAACAGTTCCTGGAGCGCCAGGGCTTCCAGTGCGGCTTCTGCACGGCCGGGATGCTGATGACCGCGGCCACCTTCACCGACGAGCAAAAGGACAACCTGCCGCGGAGTCTTAAGGGCAACCTTTGCCGCTGCACCGGCTACCGGGCAATCGAGGACGCCGTGTGCGGGCACGCCGGCCATCCGGATCCGGCAGGTCCGGGTTCCGGCATTGCCGGGGAAGGCCAGCCGGAGCAACGGCCCGGACAACTCGGGGACGACGTACCGGCCCCGGCCAGTCTCGCAGTGGTCACCGGCGCCGCCCGCTACACCCTGGATGTTCCGGCGGACCAGCTCCCGGGGCTGCTGCATCTGAAGCTCCTCCGCTCGCCGCACGCCCACGCGCGGGTGCTGTCGATCAACAGGGAAGCGGCCCTCAAAGTACCCGGAGTGGTGGCGGTGTTCACCCATCACGACGCGCCTGCCCAGCTGTTTTCGACGGCGCAGCACGAGCTCTACACGGATGACCCCGACGACACGCGGGTGCTCGATGACGTGGTGAGGTTCATCGGGCAGCGGGTCGCGGCCGTCGTGGCCGAAAGCGTTGCCGCGGCGGAGGCCGGGGTCCGCGCGCTGGTGGTGGAGTACCAAGTGCTCGACGCCGTGTTCACGCCGCAGGATGCCATTCGTCCAGGGGCACCGACGCTCCATGCGGAGAAGGACAGCCACTCGTCCAGAATTGCCCGGCCGGCGCAAAACGTTGTGGCCGAACTTCACGCCGAGCTCGGCAGCGTGGAGCAGGGGTTCGCGGCCGCCGGCTTCATCCATGAACAGACCTACCGGACCCAGCGGGTACAGCACGTCGCGCTGGAGACACACGCCGCAATCGCCTCCGTGGACCCGAACGGGCGGCTGCAGATCCGCACGTCCAGCCAGGTTCCGTTCCTGGTGCGCCGCACCTTGTGCCGGATTTTCGGGCTGCCCGAGGACGGCGTCCACGTGGTGGCGGGCCGTGTGGGCGGCGGCTTCGGCGGCAAGCAGGAGGTGCTCACGGAGGACATCGTGGCGCTCGCGGCGCTGAAATTGGGCCGTCCCGTCCAGCTGGAGCTCACCCGCACCGAGCAGTTCACCGCCACCACCACCCGGCACCCGTTCACCATCAAGCTCAAGGCCGGCGCCAGTACGGACGGCCGGCTGACCGCGCTGGAGCTGGATGTCCTGACCAACACCGGAGCCTACGGGAACCATGGTCCGGGGGTGATGTTCCATGGCTGCGGCGAATCGCTGGGCGTGTACAACTGCGCCAACAAGAAGGTGGACGCCCAGGCCGTCTACACCAACACCGTGCCGTCCGGCGCGTTCCGCGGCTATGGGCTGAGCCAGATGATCTTCGCCATCGAGTCCGCCATGGACGAGCTCGCCGTCGGGATCGGAATGGATCCGCTGGAGTTCCGCCGCCGCAACATGGTCCAGGAGGGGGACCGGATGCTGTCCACGCACCCGGAGCCGGAAGAGGACGTCCACTACGGCAGCTACGGGCTGGACCAGTGCCTGGAGCTGGTGCGGGACGCCCTGGACCGGGGCGAGGAACGGTACCGCGCTGCCGGCCCGGACCAACTTGGCCCGGACTGGGTGACCGGTGAAGGCGCCGCGCTGTCCATGATCGACACCGTCCCGCCGCGGGGGCACTTCGCCCACTCGAAGCTCCGGCTCCTGCCGGACGGAACGTACCAGGCCGACGTCGGGACCGCCGAGTTCGGCAACGGGACCACCACCGTCCACGCCCAGCTCGCCGCCACGGCGCTGTCTACGGTGGCATCGCGGGTGGCGGTGCGGCAGTCGGACACGGACCTGATCGAGCATGACACCGGGGCGTTCGGCTCCGCGGGCACCGTGGTGGCGGGAAAGGCTACGCTGGCCGCTGCCGAGGAACTGGCCGTCCGGATCCGGGCGTTCGCCGCCGGGATACGGCAGATCCAGGCCTCCGGCTGCGTCCTCGACGGCGAAACGGTCGTGTGCGAGGGAACTCCGGTGCCGCTGGCTGAACTTGCGCACGCCGCTGCGGAAGCCGGCGTCGAACTGGCCGCCGAAGGGCGCTGGGGCGGGACGCCGCGGTCCGTGGCGTTCAACGTGCACGGCTTCCGGGTGGCGGTGAACCGCGGCACGGGGGAGCTGCGGATCCTGCAAAGCGTCCAGGCGGCCGACGCCGGGGTGGTGGTCAATCCGCGGCAGTGCCGCGGCCAGATCGAGGGCGGGATCGCCCAGGCTTTGGGCGCCGCGCTGTACGAGGAGGTGGTGGTGGACGACGCCGGCCGGGTCACCACGGACATCCTCCGGCAGTACCACATCCCCTCCTTTGCGGACGTGCCCCGAAGTGAGGTGTACTTCGCGGTGACCAACGACAAACTGGGACCGCTGGGGGCGAAGTCCATGAGTGAAAGCCCGTTCAATCCGGTGGCGCCGGCGCTTGCCAACGCCATCCGGAACGCAACCGGGGTCCGATTCGCCGCGCTGCCCATCGCGCGGGACAAGATCTATCTGGGGCTGAAGGAAGCGGGGCTGGTGCCGCGCCGCTGACGGCGTCGTGGCTGACGTTCTATAGTCGGACGATGGAAAAGCGCAGATTGGGCAAGACCGGACGGAACGTCTCCATCGTGGGCCTCGGCACCTGGCAGCTCGGCGCGGACTGGGGCGCCGTCGATCCCGCGCAGGCGCAGGCCGTCCTGGCCGCCGCAGTGGAATCAGGTGTCACGTTCTTCGATACCGCGGATGTGTACGGGGACGGACGCAGCGAGCAGGCGATTGGCGCGTTCCTCGCCGACAACCCCGGGCTGGACATTACCGTGGCCACCAAGATGGGCCGGCGGCTGGAGCAGCTCCCCGGGAACTACAACCTCGCGAACTTCCGCGAGTGGGTGGACAGGTCACGGCGCAATCTGCGTACTGACTGCCTGGATCTGGTCCAGCTGCACTGCCCGCCGACCGCCGTCTACAGCAGCGCCGAGGTCTACGACGCCCTTGACACGCTGGTGGCGGACGGTGCGATCCGGAATTACGGCGTCAGCGTGGAGCGTACGGACGAGGCCCTTGAGGCCATCCGGCACCCGGGCACGGCCACCGTACAGATCATCCTGAACGCTTTCCGGCTCAAGCCGCTGGATGAGGTGCTCCCGGCCGCCGAAGCCGCCGGGGTGGGCATCATCGCCCGGGTGCCGCTGGCCTCGGGGCTGCTGTCCGGCAAGTACTCCGGCGAAACGTCCTTCCCGGCGAACGACCACCGGAACTTCAACCGCACCGGTTCCGCATTCGACGTCGGGGAGACGTTTTCCGGCGTGGACTACGAAGAAGGGCTGAAAGCGGTTGCGGAGTTCGAGGAACTGGTGCCCGACGGCGTCAGCACGGCGCAGGCCGCCATCGCCTGGATCACCGCGCAGGACGGCGTCAGCACCGTCATCCCGGGCGCACGCACCGTGGACCAGGCGCGGTCCAATGCGGAGGCGGCCGGCGCAGGGGGCATCGACGCCACGTTCGACGTCGGCGTCCGGGAAGTCTACGACCGCTACTTCCGTGCGTCGATCCACCCCCGCTGGTAGCGTTGGCCCGCTCCGCCGTTACCTGGAACGGGCACGATGACCAGTCCGTCGATCCAACGCTTCGTTGACCGGCTTGCTTCCGTGCAGACGGGGCCGGGCTGCCATAACTTTTTCGATCACGCTGTTCCCGGGAATGCCCAGCGACGGCGGAACTTGGAGATCTATCTTCAGGAAATGCTGGAGCGGCGCCCCAGCGTGCTGCTCCTCGGGGAGGCGCCTGGTTTCCGGGGCATGCGGATCACCGGGATTCCCTTCACCAACCGCTCCATTCTGGCAGGCCCCGCCAACCAGTTCGGCCTTTTCGGACCGGGGAAAGGCTACGTGCTTCCGGCCGAGTCCGAAGGGATAGCGTCCGAACCGACGGCCACCGTGATGTGGCAGGTCCTGGCCGAGCTGGACTTCCTGCCCCTGCTCTGGAGCGCCTACCCCTTCCACACCCATGCCCCCGGGCGGCCGCTGTCCAACCGGACGCCCACCCTGACGGAAACAGCCGTCGGAGTCCCTTTTTGGCAGGATTTGCTGGACCTCTTCGGGATCCCGACGGTGGTGGCGGTGGGGAACGTGGCGCACCGCAGCCTGCAGCGGAACGGCATCTCGGTGCCCAAGATCAGGCATCCCGCCCACGGCGGCCGTGCAGGGTTCAAGGACGGGCTGCAGGTACTCTTGTCGGCTGGGCTGGTGCCCTAGCGCGCGGCCCGGATCCGGTGCCGGTCAGGCCGTTGCCCTCTTGAGAAGGAACGCCTGTATATCAGTCGAGGAGGTGCAGCTGGTCGGGCTCGTCGAGGTCCTCGCCGCCGGCGAGGTCGCTGCAGTCTATGAGGTCGATCAGCTCGGGGCGGGCCTGCAGAAACAGCCGCGCGCCGGCGTCGCCCGACGCCATAGCAGCGGCTTCGGACCGTAAGGAGACGTCGAGCAGCAACGGGTGTCCTCGTCTGGTCTTGCCATTCGTCGTCCGGTAGGCGGCGGCCGTTACACGGCCTGGCCGGTGGGCTGCCAGCAAACGGGCGACCGTTTCCGGGCCCAGGCCGGGCTGGTCCACCAGCGCGATGAGCACATGATCCTCCGGCACGGCCGCGGCAACCCCCAGTTGGAACGAGTTGGCCATGCCGGTGTTCCAGCCCGGGTTATCAAGGACGCGGTGCCGGCGAAGGTCGACGGCGGCGCGGACCTTCGCGGCATCCGCGCCGAGGACTACCACCACTTCCCGGCAACCGCCGTCGGCCAGTACGTCCGCCAGCACTTCGACGAGCGTGCGGCCGTGGAAGGGGAGCAACGCCTTGGGCCCGAGCCCAAGCCGGGTGCCGGCCCCGGCGGCGAGCAGCACCGCCGTCGTGCGTGTTGCTCCGCTCTCGCTCATCTGGACACCGTACCGGCCTAGCTGCCCCGGTAGGTGGAGTAAGCGAAGGGGCTCAGCAGCAGTGGCACGTGGTAGTGCGCCTGCTCCTCGTCCACCGCGAAAGTGAGG
Encoded here:
- a CDS encoding uracil-DNA glycosylase translates to MTSPSIQRFVDRLASVQTGPGCHNFFDHAVPGNAQRRRNLEIYLQEMLERRPSVLLLGEAPGFRGMRITGIPFTNRSILAGPANQFGLFGPGKGYVLPAESEGIASEPTATVMWQVLAELDFLPLLWSAYPFHTHAPGRPLSNRTPTLTETAVGVPFWQDLLDLFGIPTVVAVGNVAHRSLQRNGISVPKIRHPAHGGRAGFKDGLQVLLSAGLVP
- a CDS encoding aldo/keto reductase — its product is MEKRRLGKTGRNVSIVGLGTWQLGADWGAVDPAQAQAVLAAAVESGVTFFDTADVYGDGRSEQAIGAFLADNPGLDITVATKMGRRLEQLPGNYNLANFREWVDRSRRNLRTDCLDLVQLHCPPTAVYSSAEVYDALDTLVADGAIRNYGVSVERTDEALEAIRHPGTATVQIILNAFRLKPLDEVLPAAEAAGVGIIARVPLASGLLSGKYSGETSFPANDHRNFNRTGSAFDVGETFSGVDYEEGLKAVAEFEELVPDGVSTAQAAIAWITAQDGVSTVIPGARTVDQARSNAEAAGAGGIDATFDVGVREVYDRYFRASIHPRW
- a CDS encoding molybdopterin-dependent oxidoreductase; the encoded protein is MVIEINGIPADAAPRPGQCLRTFLREQGNLGVKKGCDGGDCGACTVHVDGIAVHSCIYPAVRAHGHTVTTIEGLGGSSGSDCATGADGTASAMGRDLHPVQQQFLERQGFQCGFCTAGMLMTAATFTDEQKDNLPRSLKGNLCRCTGYRAIEDAVCGHAGHPDPAGPGSGIAGEGQPEQRPGQLGDDVPAPASLAVVTGAARYTLDVPADQLPGLLHLKLLRSPHAHARVLSINREAALKVPGVVAVFTHHDAPAQLFSTAQHELYTDDPDDTRVLDDVVRFIGQRVAAVVAESVAAAEAGVRALVVEYQVLDAVFTPQDAIRPGAPTLHAEKDSHSSRIARPAQNVVAELHAELGSVEQGFAAAGFIHEQTYRTQRVQHVALETHAAIASVDPNGRLQIRTSSQVPFLVRRTLCRIFGLPEDGVHVVAGRVGGGFGGKQEVLTEDIVALAALKLGRPVQLELTRTEQFTATTTRHPFTIKLKAGASTDGRLTALELDVLTNTGAYGNHGPGVMFHGCGESLGVYNCANKKVDAQAVYTNTVPSGAFRGYGLSQMIFAIESAMDELAVGIGMDPLEFRRRNMVQEGDRMLSTHPEPEEDVHYGSYGLDQCLELVRDALDRGEERYRAAGPDQLGPDWVTGEGAALSMIDTVPPRGHFAHSKLRLLPDGTYQADVGTAEFGNGTTTVHAQLAATALSTVASRVAVRQSDTDLIEHDTGAFGSAGTVVAGKATLAAAEELAVRIRAFAAGIRQIQASGCVLDGETVVCEGTPVPLAELAHAAAEAGVELAAEGRWGGTPRSVAFNVHGFRVAVNRGTGELRILQSVQAADAGVVVNPRQCRGQIEGGIAQALGAALYEEVVVDDAGRVTTDILRQYHIPSFADVPRSEVYFAVTNDKLGPLGAKSMSESPFNPVAPALANAIRNATGVRFAALPIARDKIYLGLKEAGLVPRR
- the nboR gene encoding nicotine blue oxidoreductase, yielding MSESGATRTTAVLLAAGAGTRLGLGPKALLPFHGRTLVEVLADVLADGGCREVVVVLGADAAKVRAAVDLRRHRVLDNPGWNTGMANSFQLGVAAAVPEDHVLIALVDQPGLGPETVARLLAAHRPGRVTAAAYRTTNGKTRRGHPLLLDVSLRSEAAAMASGDAGARLFLQARPELIDLIDCSDLAGGEDLDEPDQLHLLD
- a CDS encoding FAD binding domain-containing protein; the encoded protein is MDMNSIEEVVSTADPAEWRAGDAWLAGGTVLFSYGSYAFGAEPLKRLLDLGNAGWAPVTVVEGERGAGAAGAGIELAATCTIAELYALPESLGDPGRAAWPALDLVRPCCDSFVASFKVWNMSTVGGNLCTSLPAGPVISLCAGLDGVATLLGPGGTRRRVPVADFVTGDGTNCLAPGELLRSVHLPASALSSRVAFRRLSLSNLGRSGVLLIGRLDGGASLVLTVTAATKRPVQLRFGHLPDAAELAAALDDAVPAGLYSDDIHGLPAWRRDMTYRLADEIRAELSLPGGQASRGERPVQVSGDFWPPPAAQGTSAGPGHLRPASAPQGFQPEGA